Proteins encoded by one window of Rhodobacteraceae bacterium IMCC1335:
- a CDS encoding TIGR01459 family HAD-type hydrolase, translated as MTQCINSLAQIAQKYDAIIFDQWGVLHDGSCAYAGAIDCLVGLAEAGHSLSVLSNSGKRAAPNAMRIADMGFSNGLFNQIMTSGEALWHDIDQGKIAQSKFFAIERAQGDALAWAEGLSIEMTELHNAQAVLLMGLPDAAKLADWQPVLDQAFAADLPIYCSNPDQHSPRADGLVISAGALARAYSQRSGRVIYYGKLHRPVFQALSASLKAQRFLMVGDSLDHDIAGAQAVGWDSVLIQKGLYASAFSNADHDIVLKTLLKDRTCQPPTYSIEQLQ; from the coding sequence ATGACCCAATGCATCAACAGTTTAGCGCAAATCGCGCAAAAATATGACGCCATTATTTTTGATCAATGGGGGGTTCTCCATGATGGCAGTTGTGCATATGCGGGCGCGATTGACTGTCTGGTTGGTCTCGCCGAGGCTGGGCATTCTTTATCCGTTCTTTCAAATTCAGGCAAACGCGCCGCGCCAAATGCCATGAGGATCGCCGATATGGGGTTTTCAAATGGGCTGTTCAATCAAATTATGACCAGCGGCGAAGCTTTATGGCATGATATTGATCAGGGCAAAATCGCGCAGAGTAAATTTTTTGCGATTGAAAGAGCGCAGGGTGATGCATTGGCCTGGGCGGAAGGGTTGAGTATTGAAATGACAGAGTTGCACAATGCGCAGGCGGTGCTGTTGATGGGCTTGCCAGACGCGGCCAAACTGGCAGATTGGCAGCCGGTTTTGGATCAAGCTTTCGCCGCAGATTTGCCGATTTATTGTTCGAACCCAGATCAACATTCTCCGCGCGCAGATGGTTTGGTAATCTCGGCCGGCGCGCTGGCGCGGGCCTATTCGCAAAGATCTGGGCGGGTGATTTATTATGGAAAACTGCATCGGCCAGTTTTTCAGGCTTTATCGGCCTCTCTTAAGGCGCAGCGGTTTTTGATGGTTGGAGACAGTTTAGATCATGATATTGCCGGTGCGCAGGCAGTTGGATGGGACAGCGTTTTGATTCAGAAGGGGCTTTATGCCAGTGCGTTTTCCAACGCCGATCACGATATCGTTCTAAAAACCCTGTTAAAGGACCGAACCTGCCAGCCGCCAACCTATTCTATTGAACAGCTGCAATAA
- a CDS encoding helix-turn-helix domain-containing protein, which yields MQSPTETPSNLRTLLILEVLGKSDRPMTATEINTVLNLPKQTVHRLCATLEEFGFITRPSNSKKYQVARRLREIGAGLLYNSRDHIMRRQILLDVAQEVGETVNFAVPRETGMDYLDRVETRWAFRIQLPIGSRVPFHCTASGKTFLASLPMAKLKSFLATLHLQAMTQNTHVSTATLLTEIAQVRKNGYALDQEEFMDDMVAIAVPVTDPKNRYIAALAFHGPTQRVNIPDAIKSKDLLQSAARRISESLFA from the coding sequence ATGCAGAGCCCGACAGAAACTCCAAGCAATTTGCGTACTTTATTGATCCTTGAAGTGCTGGGCAAAAGTGATCGCCCTATGACGGCGACTGAGATCAATACTGTGTTGAACCTTCCCAAACAGACCGTACATCGCTTATGCGCCACGCTGGAAGAGTTTGGGTTTATCACCCGTCCTAGCAACAGTAAAAAATATCAAGTTGCGCGCCGTTTGCGCGAAATTGGCGCGGGGTTGCTTTATAATTCGCGCGATCACATCATGCGGCGGCAAATATTATTGGATGTTGCGCAAGAGGTTGGGGAAACTGTGAATTTCGCGGTGCCGCGTGAAACCGGTATGGATTATTTGGATCGCGTCGAAACCCGCTGGGCGTTTCGGATCCAATTGCCAATCGGCTCGCGCGTGCCCTTTCATTGTACTGCCAGTGGCAAGACATTTTTGGCGAGCCTTCCGATGGCGAAACTGAAAAGCTTTTTAGCGACGCTGCATTTGCAAGCGATGACCCAAAATACCCATGTTTCGACAGCAACTCTTTTAACTGAGATTGCTCAGGTCCGAAAGAATGGCTACGCGCTCGATCAAGAAGAATTTATGGATGATATGGTTGCGATTGCGGTGCCTGTCACGGATCCGAAAAATCGCTATATTGCGGCGCTTGCCTTTCATGGTCCAACGCAGCGCGTGAATATTCCCGATGCTATCAAGAGCAAAGACCTGCTCCAATCCGCTGCGCGGCGCATTAGCGAAAGCCTTTTCGCGTAG
- a CDS encoding choline dehydrogenase, translating into MRFDYVIVGAGSAGCALANRLSEDGRYTVALIEAGPRDTSPWIHIPVGYFRTMGNPKMDWCYETQKDVGIANRSIPWPRGRVLGGSSSINGLLYVRGQAQDYDGWAQMGCTGWSWSDVLPYFIRSETWEGTDQTGLRGKSGPLSVQNSRLTRDVVDKWVDAAVDAGYKRNPDYNGADQEGVGYFQLTMKGGRRCSSAAAYLTPARTRKNLSIITDAQVEKVVIAEGRAIGVQLRRHQRVETISASAEVILSAGAIGSPQLLMLSGIGAGGELSAHGIEVISDLPGVGKNLQDHLQARPVFKTTLSTVNTEINSYLKKGLIAAKYAFTQRGPMTMAASLGTGFLKTEAHLETPDIQFHIQPWSALKPSDGPHKFSAFTASVLQLRPESAGHLTLSSANIDDHPEIHPNYLSTDTDCRTIVKGIQIARRIAQSEPLKSHITEEYAPGVGVALEDEVATLDWARQTSVTIYHPTGTCKMGIDPMAVVDPSLKVKGIRGLRVADASIMPRIVSGNTNAPAIMIGEKASQLVLEDAS; encoded by the coding sequence ATGAGGTTCGATTACGTCATTGTTGGTGCGGGTTCCGCAGGATGCGCCCTTGCAAATCGCCTATCAGAAGATGGGCGGTATACGGTTGCGTTGATCGAAGCTGGGCCGCGCGATACCAGCCCTTGGATCCATATTCCGGTTGGCTATTTTCGAACCATGGGCAATCCCAAAATGGATTGGTGTTACGAAACCCAGAAAGATGTTGGGATCGCCAATCGCTCGATCCCCTGGCCGCGTGGACGGGTCCTTGGCGGCTCCAGTTCGATTAACGGCCTTCTCTACGTGCGCGGCCAAGCACAAGATTATGATGGCTGGGCGCAGATGGGTTGCACGGGCTGGAGCTGGAGCGATGTTCTTCCCTATTTCATACGGTCCGAAACCTGGGAAGGCACGGATCAAACCGGGCTGCGCGGAAAATCAGGGCCGCTTTCGGTTCAAAACTCAAGATTAACGCGAGATGTGGTTGATAAATGGGTCGATGCCGCGGTGGATGCCGGATATAAGCGTAATCCCGATTATAACGGCGCCGATCAGGAAGGCGTTGGATATTTTCAGCTGACCATGAAAGGGGGTCGGCGTTGTTCTTCCGCTGCAGCTTATTTGACCCCCGCGCGTACGCGCAAAAACTTGAGCATTATCACCGATGCGCAGGTCGAAAAAGTGGTGATCGCTGAAGGGCGTGCCATTGGTGTACAACTTCGCCGACATCAGCGGGTTGAAACGATTTCGGCAAGCGCCGAGGTGATCCTTAGTGCCGGGGCCATCGGCTCGCCGCAGCTTCTCATGCTCTCGGGCATTGGCGCCGGGGGCGAACTTAGCGCGCATGGCATAGAGGTTATATCAGATCTTCCTGGCGTAGGTAAAAACCTACAGGATCATCTGCAGGCCCGTCCGGTTTTCAAAACCACGCTCAGCACCGTGAATACCGAAATCAACAGCTACTTAAAAAAAGGCTTGATTGCGGCCAAATACGCGTTCACGCAGCGCGGCCCAATGACGATGGCCGCCAGTCTTGGAACCGGCTTCCTAAAAACCGAAGCGCATTTAGAAACGCCAGATATCCAATTTCATATTCAGCCCTGGAGTGCATTAAAACCCTCGGATGGGCCGCATAAATTCTCGGCCTTCACCGCTTCCGTTTTGCAACTGCGCCCCGAAAGCGCTGGGCATTTAACGCTGAGCTCGGCCAATATCGACGATCACCCAGAAATTCATCCAAATTATCTGTCCACGGACACAGATTGCCGCACTATCGTGAAAGGCATTCAAATCGCACGCCGCATCGCGCAGTCAGAACCGCTAAAATCTCATATCACGGAAGAATATGCCCCCGGGGTCGGGGTCGCCCTAGAGGATGAGGTGGCCACGCTGGATTGGGCGCGTCAAACATCCGTGACGATTTACCATCCAACCGGCACCTGCAAAATGGGCATCGACCCGATGGCGGTTGTGGATCCGTCGCTAAAAGTAAAGGGCATTCGCGGCTTGCGCGTTGCTGATGCCTCAATCATGCCGCGCATAGTCAGCGGCAACACGAATGCACCTGCGATCATGATCGGCGAAAAAGCCAGTCAGCTGGTGTTGGAGGATGCATCATGA
- a CDS encoding C4-dicarboxylate ABC transporter substrate-binding protein encodes MFNLKTLSVGTAALTLMASAAFAETTIRIQSVLGNSTDEVYMLQSFADDVEALTAGSVKIEILPAGAVVGPRDIMDAVDAGLVEGGFAWTHYWGGKHPAANLFGAPIAGAGVGLDAMSFLSWFQYGGGRELYDRLWDEMGVNVKGFMLQPVGPEALGWFPEKIATMDDFRKLRFRAPPGMVGAAYNEIGVAAVAMGGGDILPALEKGAIDAAEWCCPKPDSVFGFQKVLKHYYLQGLHQVVVNADLYLNGDVYDGLSATEKKAIEVAANASLSKAQSYRIYSNGQALKDLTENHGVILEDTPADYFTEYMAAAKKLLEEASAENEFFAEVWQSQKDFADVAVPFWAGAQASNASLGKAHADTLK; translated from the coding sequence ATGTTTAATCTTAAAACCCTAAGCGTGGGCACAGCAGCCCTTACGCTGATGGCATCAGCTGCATTTGCTGAAACCACCATCCGGATCCAATCCGTGCTTGGAAACTCAACTGACGAAGTCTACATGCTTCAAAGCTTTGCAGATGATGTTGAAGCCCTGACAGCCGGATCGGTCAAGATTGAAATCTTGCCTGCGGGCGCGGTTGTTGGCCCACGCGACATTATGGATGCCGTAGATGCCGGCTTGGTGGAAGGTGGCTTTGCTTGGACCCATTATTGGGGCGGAAAGCATCCGGCCGCCAACCTATTTGGCGCGCCTATTGCCGGTGCCGGTGTTGGCCTTGACGCGATGTCATTCCTATCATGGTTCCAATATGGTGGTGGCCGTGAACTATACGATCGCCTGTGGGATGAAATGGGCGTCAATGTAAAAGGCTTTATGCTGCAACCCGTTGGCCCAGAAGCTCTGGGTTGGTTCCCCGAAAAAATCGCAACGATGGATGATTTCCGTAAACTGCGCTTCCGGGCTCCTCCCGGAATGGTAGGCGCCGCCTATAACGAAATCGGTGTTGCCGCCGTTGCGATGGGGGGAGGAGACATTCTTCCGGCCCTTGAAAAAGGCGCTATTGACGCGGCAGAATGGTGCTGCCCAAAGCCGGACTCTGTTTTTGGGTTCCAAAAAGTGTTAAAGCATTACTATCTGCAAGGCCTTCATCAGGTTGTTGTAAATGCTGACCTTTACCTCAATGGCGACGTCTATGACGGGCTTTCAGCAACTGAGAAAAAAGCGATTGAAGTTGCCGCGAATGCCTCTTTGTCAAAAGCTCAGTCTTATCGTATTTACTCGAACGGACAGGCGCTTAAAGACTTAACCGAAAACCATGGTGTTATTTTAGAAGATACACCGGCCGATTATTTCACCGAATATATGGCCGCGGCCAAGAAGCTTCTTGAAGAAGCCTCAGCTGAAAACGAATTCTTTGCAGAAGTTTGGCAATCTCAAAAAGATTTCGCCGATGTGGCCGTGCCGTTCTGGGCAGGTGCACAGGCGTCAAATGCCAGCTTAGGCAAAGCGCATGCCGATACGCTGAAGTAA
- a CDS encoding TRAP transporter large permease subunit, whose product MTPWQRPITGFIDLLNDWAGKLLCLLMVPLIGVVVFEVISRNAFGIMASYGWDDTARALGLGPTLFAYDISRMIAGVLFMGAAGYGLMRGVHIRADFLYRNWTDKTQATVDAFLYMAFFIPSMIFFTIIAAQYWELAYRTGETAFDSPWEPLLWPARLAMPVGGLLLTLQGIPELFRALHKMGKERERRFVQALPFYLLALIWLTMAVFAPEATPGGDWFTDIMSARPGLSKPTIGLIMLTAMIFVIFIGFPISFTLIFLAFVFGIWGSNFKLTTLLMTLNTNSTMLNDQLMAVPLFILMGIVMEAAGLMERLFTSIQMIMSRVRGSLYIAVLIVSTIFAAATGIVGASVTLLGIMAGATMNRSGYNVQLAAGTITAGGTLGILIPPSIMLIVMGPVLEVSTLDLFRGAFIPGAVLAMLYLLYTLGRCWLNPELGPVLSEDAQPKTSDFYGAEIALISMGVLTICRVFGLGLGGAFGGLLPFGGLIVLGGVMVLTYRAYRNLSVLRIALPITVVFHAYMVAANWEDGLPWVSLLLLAFIVLLAALAMPIYRSDAETRFEFSELWDEFFAGLMPPTILISFALGSILLGFATPAEAAAMGAFGAILLSLIYRKFTVSGFFDNLIKSLEITVLIMFLVAASNFFGAEFSSLGTPKMMTEMLLGLDMSPYLILILVMALIFLLGWPLEWVPIVLIVVPVLLPTVEKLELHGLDRYDLMVWFGILVAVNLQTAWLSPPVALSAYFLKGVVPNWDLKDIYLGMMQFMVIQLIGLILILIFPQIVLWLPNQVFGQ is encoded by the coding sequence ATGACGCCCTGGCAACGCCCGATCACCGGATTTATCGATCTGTTAAATGATTGGGCCGGCAAGCTTCTTTGCTTGTTAATGGTTCCGTTAATCGGGGTGGTTGTTTTCGAAGTGATTTCGCGCAATGCTTTTGGCATTATGGCCAGCTATGGCTGGGATGACACGGCGCGCGCGCTCGGGCTTGGGCCCACGCTATTTGCCTATGACATCAGCCGTATGATCGCGGGTGTGCTGTTTATGGGCGCCGCCGGCTACGGCCTGATGCGGGGCGTGCATATCCGTGCTGATTTCCTGTATCGCAATTGGACCGACAAAACCCAAGCAACCGTTGATGCCTTTCTTTATATGGCGTTTTTTATCCCATCTATGATTTTTTTCACCATCATCGCGGCGCAATATTGGGAATTGGCCTACCGTACGGGTGAAACCGCTTTTGATAGCCCGTGGGAGCCCCTTCTTTGGCCAGCGCGCCTGGCCATGCCTGTGGGTGGTTTGCTGCTCACCTTGCAAGGTATTCCCGAATTGTTCAGAGCCCTCCACAAAATGGGAAAAGAACGCGAGAGGCGATTTGTCCAAGCCCTACCGTTTTATCTACTCGCCTTGATTTGGCTGACAATGGCCGTGTTTGCTCCAGAGGCAACGCCGGGCGGAGACTGGTTTACAGATATAATGTCAGCCCGCCCCGGCCTTTCCAAACCAACCATCGGTTTGATCATGCTCACAGCGATGATTTTCGTGATCTTCATCGGTTTCCCAATTTCATTCACGCTTATTTTCCTAGCTTTTGTATTTGGTATTTGGGGATCAAACTTTAAGCTCACCACGCTGCTGATGACGCTGAATACAAATTCAACAATGTTAAACGATCAGTTGATGGCAGTGCCACTTTTCATCCTGATGGGAATCGTAATGGAAGCCGCCGGTTTGATGGAACGATTGTTCACATCCATCCAGATGATCATGTCACGGGTGCGCGGGTCGCTTTACATCGCGGTGCTGATCGTTTCTACGATCTTTGCTGCAGCCACAGGGATCGTTGGCGCCTCTGTGACGCTTCTTGGGATCATGGCAGGTGCCACAATGAACCGCTCCGGTTACAATGTACAGCTGGCAGCAGGGACCATAACGGCAGGCGGCACATTGGGCATTTTAATACCGCCCTCAATTATGCTGATTGTGATGGGGCCAGTTCTTGAAGTGTCAACGCTCGATTTATTCCGCGGCGCGTTCATTCCCGGTGCCGTATTGGCAATGCTATACCTGCTCTATACATTGGGTCGGTGCTGGCTCAACCCCGAGTTAGGCCCTGTGTTATCCGAAGACGCGCAACCCAAAACCTCTGATTTTTATGGGGCAGAAATAGCGCTAATTTCGATGGGCGTTCTAACCATCTGCCGGGTTTTTGGGTTGGGCCTTGGAGGTGCATTTGGCGGCCTTCTGCCATTTGGTGGCTTGATTGTTTTAGGCGGCGTAATGGTTTTGACCTATCGCGCCTATCGCAATCTAAGTGTGCTGCGCATCGCGCTGCCAATAACGGTTGTATTTCATGCTTACATGGTTGCTGCGAATTGGGAGGACGGCCTTCCATGGGTTTCGCTGCTATTACTGGCCTTCATCGTTCTGCTCGCGGCGCTGGCCATGCCAATCTATCGCAGCGATGCCGAAACCAGGTTTGAATTCTCAGAGCTTTGGGACGAATTTTTCGCAGGCCTGATGCCTCCAACAATTTTGATCTCTTTCGCATTGGGCTCTATTCTACTGGGGTTTGCAACACCGGCAGAAGCTGCTGCCATGGGCGCATTTGGCGCCATTCTCTTATCGCTGATCTACCGCAAATTCACAGTCTCGGGCTTTTTTGACAATCTTATCAAATCGCTTGAAATCACCGTATTGATCATGTTTTTGGTGGCTGCCTCAAACTTTTTTGGCGCAGAGTTTTCATCGCTTGGCACGCCGAAAATGATGACCGAGATGTTGCTTGGGTTAGACATGTCACCCTATCTGATATTGATCCTGGTGATGGCGCTGATTTTCCTTTTAGGATGGCCATTGGAATGGGTGCCGATTGTGTTGATCGTAGTTCCGGTTTTGCTGCCAACCGTGGAGAAGCTTGAACTTCACGGCCTTGATCGCTACGACCTGATGGTGTGGTTCGGAATTCTGGTTGCAGTGAATTTGCAAACAGCATGGCTATCCCCGCCAGTGGCCTTATCCGCCTATTTCCTTAAGGGCGTGGTTCCGAATTGGGATTTGAAAGATATCTATCTGGGTATGATGCAATTCATGGTAATCCAACTTATCGGATTGATCCTTATTCTCATTTTCCCACAAATCGTTCTCTGGCTGCCCAATCAAGTGTTTGGTCAATAG
- a CDS encoding DUF475 domain-containing protein: MSRSTLSYQKWPLIVTVVGLGLSGWLGWATTGTVSGVLGFLFVGAILAALEIALSFDNAIVNANKLEEMTPVWQRRFLTWGILIAVFGMRIIFPLAIVAIFAWINPFAAIHLALADPEKYSHIIEQAHGPISAFGGTFLMMVALKFFVDEEKSVDWIVGLETRLRRMGSIRGLEITFVLIIIIAICQFLPEYKQAAFLMSAIMGLLVFMLVDGLGAYLDNVASNTAAIGARGGLGAFLYLEVLDASFSFDGVIGAFALTTNILLIAIGLGIGAMYVRSMTIMLVERKTLAEFRYLEHGAFYSIFALSIIMFLQSLFHVPEVLTGGIGVFLIGLAFYKSIQHNKSGAVHEDAAIGAE; the protein is encoded by the coding sequence ATGAGTAGATCCACTCTCTCCTATCAAAAATGGCCGTTGATCGTGACTGTTGTTGGCCTTGGCCTGTCTGGCTGGTTGGGCTGGGCAACAACCGGAACGGTTTCAGGGGTGCTCGGGTTCCTATTTGTTGGCGCTATTTTGGCCGCATTAGAAATCGCCTTGTCTTTTGACAACGCCATTGTAAATGCCAACAAACTTGAAGAGATGACGCCGGTTTGGCAACGGCGGTTTCTTACCTGGGGGATTTTGATCGCTGTTTTTGGCATGCGCATAATCTTTCCCTTGGCGATTGTGGCCATTTTTGCCTGGATCAACCCTTTCGCCGCAATCCATTTGGCCTTGGCCGACCCAGAAAAATATTCGCATATCATTGAACAAGCGCATGGCCCAATATCTGCTTTTGGCGGTACTTTTTTAATGATGGTTGCGCTGAAATTCTTTGTGGATGAAGAAAAATCGGTCGATTGGATCGTGGGGCTTGAAACGCGGCTTCGGCGCATGGGATCAATTCGCGGTTTAGAAATCACCTTTGTCCTGATCATCATCATTGCGATTTGCCAATTCTTGCCAGAATATAAACAGGCGGCCTTCTTAATGTCGGCAATAATGGGATTATTGGTCTTCATGCTTGTCGATGGGTTGGGTGCTTATCTCGACAATGTTGCCAGCAACACCGCCGCCATTGGTGCGCGCGGCGGATTGGGCGCGTTCTTATATCTTGAGGTTTTGGATGCCAGCTTCTCATTTGACGGCGTGATCGGAGCCTTTGCGCTGACCACAAATATCCTTTTAATCGCGATAGGTCTGGGCATTGGAGCGATGTATGTGCGCTCGATGACGATCATGCTTGTAGAGCGTAAAACTCTGGCAGAATTCAGATATTTGGAACATGGGGCGTTTTATTCTATTTTTGCTCTATCGATTATCATGTTTCTGCAATCCCTGTTTCACGTCCCGGAAGTATTAACCGGCGGGATCGGCGTGTTTCTTATCGGCCTCGCCTTTTATAAATCCATTCAACATAACAAATCAGGTGCTGTACATGAGGATGCAGCGATAGGAGCCGAATAA
- the hisD gene encoding histidinol dehydrogenase, with translation MTVKYLKKAPLHSRSDATETRDIVRKILDEIEAGGDEIALEYAAKFDNYQGSILLSAESIKTASALVADKMKRDIEFAHANVKKFAEAQKSTVADFETEVVPGLIAGQKAIAVNAAGCYIPGGRYSHIASAIMTVTTAKVAGCKNIIACSPPRPDIGVAPAIIYAAHISGADKILAMGGVQGVAAMTFGLFGLPKANILVGPGNQFVAEAKRMLFGRVGIDMIAGPTDSLILADAHADADIVAADLVGQAEHGYNSPVWLVTDDRALAEKVMLLVPALIEDLPELNRDNAYAAWRDYAEIILCDTREEMAATSDAYAPEHLTVQAQDLDWWLNRLSCYGSLFLGEETTVAFGDKASGTNHVLPTSGAASYTGGLSVHKYMKIVTWQRATREGSKPVAEATARISRLEGMEGHARTADIRLRKYFPNENFDLTAADDI, from the coding sequence ATGACCGTCAAATATCTTAAGAAAGCTCCTCTTCATTCTCGAAGCGATGCCACCGAAACGCGCGATATAGTGCGCAAAATTCTAGATGAGATTGAGGCAGGCGGTGATGAAATAGCTCTAGAATACGCAGCAAAATTTGACAATTATCAGGGCTCCATACTGCTGTCTGCAGAGTCAATTAAGACGGCTTCGGCGCTGGTGGCTGATAAGATGAAGCGCGATATCGAATTTGCGCATGCCAATGTTAAAAAATTTGCGGAAGCCCAAAAATCAACCGTCGCTGATTTTGAAACAGAGGTTGTGCCCGGATTAATCGCAGGGCAAAAAGCGATCGCGGTGAACGCCGCCGGCTGCTATATCCCCGGGGGCCGCTACAGCCATATTGCCAGCGCCATCATGACGGTGACCACAGCCAAGGTCGCAGGCTGTAAAAACATTATCGCCTGCTCTCCACCGCGGCCGGATATAGGCGTTGCCCCCGCGATCATATATGCTGCGCATATTTCGGGTGCGGATAAAATTTTGGCTATGGGCGGCGTGCAAGGCGTTGCCGCGATGACGTTTGGGTTATTTGGGCTGCCCAAAGCTAATATTCTTGTTGGGCCGGGAAACCAATTCGTTGCCGAAGCCAAACGCATGCTTTTTGGCCGCGTTGGCATTGATATGATCGCAGGACCAACAGATAGCCTGATTCTGGCCGACGCGCATGCAGATGCAGATATCGTTGCAGCCGATCTTGTCGGCCAGGCTGAGCATGGCTATAACTCCCCGGTTTGGCTGGTGACCGATGATCGCGCGCTGGCTGAAAAGGTAATGCTGTTGGTGCCCGCGTTGATCGAGGATCTGCCAGAGCTTAACCGCGATAATGCCTACGCCGCTTGGCGCGATTATGCGGAAATTATACTCTGCGACACACGAGAGGAAATGGCCGCCACATCGGATGCCTATGCACCCGAGCATCTGACCGTCCAAGCGCAAGATCTCGATTGGTGGCTCAATCGCCTTAGCTGTTATGGCTCGCTGTTCTTGGGCGAAGAAACCACGGTCGCCTTTGGGGATAAGGCATCGGGCACAAATCACGTTTTACCCACATCCGGCGCCGCAAGCTATACGGGTGGATTAAGCGTTCATAAATATATGAAAATCGTCACTTGGCAGCGCGCAACGCGCGAAGGATCAAAGCCCGTTGCAGAGGCCACAGCGCGAATTTCTCGGCTTGAGGGTATGGAAGGGCATGCCCGCACAGCTGATATTCGTCTCAGAAAGTATTTTCCAAATGAGAATTTCGATTTAACCGCCGCAGACGATATTTAA
- a CDS encoding thymidine kinase, translating to MAKLYFHYSTMNAGKSTLLLQAAHNYLERGMKTYLLTAQFDHRAGEGKIASRIGVEKAADTFATGENLYQKIERRLSARPCDCIFIDEAQFLEHSQVWQLARAVDDLKVPVMCYGLRVDFQGQLFPGSAALLALADEMREIRTICHCGKKATMVIRQDETGQVITQGAQVQIGGNETYLSLCRRHWREATGS from the coding sequence ATGGCGAAACTTTATTTTCATTATTCTACGATGAATGCAGGTAAATCGACCTTATTGTTACAAGCAGCGCATAACTATCTCGAACGAGGGATGAAAACCTATTTGTTAACCGCGCAGTTTGACCACCGCGCAGGTGAAGGAAAAATCGCATCGCGGATCGGAGTAGAAAAAGCCGCTGACACATTCGCAACCGGTGAGAATTTATATCAAAAAATTGAGCGCCGCCTGTCAGCTCGCCCCTGCGATTGTATCTTCATCGATGAAGCGCAGTTCCTCGAGCACAGTCAGGTTTGGCAATTGGCACGGGCTGTAGATGATTTGAAGGTTCCGGTGATGTGCTATGGCTTGCGGGTTGATTTTCAGGGTCAACTGTTTCCCGGCTCGGCAGCTCTTTTGGCGCTTGCGGATGAAATGCGAGAAATCAGAACCATCTGTCATTGCGGTAAAAAAGCCACGATGGTGATCCGGCAAGATGAGACGGGTCAGGTGATAACGCAAGGCGCACAAGTGCAAATTGGCGGTAATGAAACCTACCTGTCTCTCTGCCGCCGCCATTGGCGCGAAGCAACCGGGTCGTGA